Proteins found in one Fimbriimonadia bacterium genomic segment:
- a CDS encoding acyl-CoA/acyl-ACP dehydrogenase, with the protein METHDQAPCATKLPALPGDEVRQIMWRFADRFDLQMLVQSARGVARGPVARVVAEGGRNTHEWTDAKHSLLAEFDAAGITTAFMDPEHGGYIEGPKNLALALIAFELAWVDAGAATCSLAGNLALSPIHERGTPEQRALYLSRCVPPQPGEDREQWRGAFALTEPLPYVGVDTNVLSGAARVAEWPDGGEPILQIDKRGRFITNMAFANFVTAAVTSTDERLKGSFVVILHEDDPGTFDRGVPTRKLVHQLSSTRDPALSLRVPASRIVGGYTLQNGVIVPNFTHSEIIEAVFRRTRVTVGLMTSAKLLSAIEPVIRYQRGRFRGGTAAAPGTPRYEQGLQQNEDALHRLVDVWATGEASASLGFAAARLFDEFDPLEKEKDRIFKEKGIEGGRAQLREFQKLTPDAIDFLRMDALPPARRGARHAELKADPLVQYVVLDSLAQVLCPACKLWNTGHGTNMMREAVSLMGGYGITEDCPGFLGHKWMDAQLEATYEGPEAVQRRQLSVTMVNEVFLEQVRLWIRELRGVAGRRPGTGACTLASAFDLWLFTLRHLREAKDADGEALFHSRRQGVAFPMADALCWLLAAKCLISDVLALEEQGASAMPQDALDAYVQFFTDLVHVQAARAAGEVGRICSELVYGYNRHPAWDGQSESCYSPPDVITLESLIPGMGASALVEGDTIDESGSHADKAGPCVRFTGFETFTRLRARLDGCLTGARLAKDRAAEALTHVMIPEALDYPQ; encoded by the coding sequence ATGGAAACCCACGACCAAGCCCCTTGCGCTACGAAACTCCCCGCACTGCCCGGCGACGAGGTTCGTCAGATCATGTGGCGATTCGCCGATCGGTTCGACCTGCAGATGCTCGTGCAGTCCGCACGTGGTGTGGCGCGGGGACCGGTCGCGCGCGTCGTGGCCGAAGGCGGACGCAACACTCACGAGTGGACGGACGCCAAGCACTCGCTGCTTGCGGAGTTCGACGCTGCCGGTATCACCACGGCATTCATGGACCCCGAGCACGGCGGCTACATCGAAGGGCCTAAGAACCTCGCGCTCGCCCTCATCGCTTTCGAACTGGCATGGGTGGATGCCGGCGCAGCAACCTGCAGCCTGGCGGGCAACTTAGCGCTCTCACCCATCCACGAGCGTGGCACTCCCGAACAGCGCGCGCTATACCTATCGCGCTGCGTTCCGCCGCAGCCCGGGGAGGACCGGGAGCAGTGGCGTGGTGCCTTCGCGCTTACGGAGCCGCTGCCCTACGTGGGTGTGGACACCAATGTCCTTTCAGGGGCGGCGCGCGTCGCCGAGTGGCCGGACGGCGGCGAGCCGATCCTGCAGATAGACAAGCGCGGTCGCTTCATCACCAATATGGCGTTCGCCAACTTCGTGACGGCCGCAGTAACTTCGACGGACGAGCGACTCAAAGGCAGCTTCGTCGTGATCCTGCACGAAGACGACCCCGGCACGTTCGATCGTGGCGTGCCGACCCGGAAACTGGTGCACCAGCTCTCGTCCACACGCGATCCGGCGCTCAGTCTTCGAGTTCCGGCTTCGCGAATCGTCGGCGGCTACACCCTGCAGAATGGGGTAATCGTGCCCAACTTCACCCACTCCGAGATCATCGAGGCGGTGTTCCGCCGTACACGCGTTACGGTCGGCCTGATGACCTCGGCAAAGCTGCTCTCGGCGATCGAGCCGGTGATCCGATACCAACGCGGTCGATTCCGTGGGGGAACCGCTGCGGCACCGGGAACACCGCGTTACGAGCAAGGTCTGCAGCAGAACGAAGACGCCCTGCACCGCCTGGTGGATGTGTGGGCCACAGGCGAGGCCAGCGCGTCGCTCGGGTTCGCCGCGGCACGGCTCTTCGATGAGTTCGACCCACTGGAGAAGGAGAAGGACCGCATCTTCAAAGAGAAGGGCATCGAGGGAGGGCGCGCTCAGCTTCGCGAGTTCCAGAAGTTGACGCCGGACGCGATTGACTTCTTGCGCATGGATGCCCTCCCGCCCGCACGGCGCGGTGCCAGACATGCCGAACTGAAGGCCGACCCGTTGGTTCAGTATGTCGTTCTGGACTCGCTCGCACAGGTGCTGTGCCCCGCGTGCAAGCTGTGGAACACCGGGCATGGCACGAACATGATGCGTGAGGCCGTGAGTCTGATGGGCGGTTACGGCATCACCGAAGACTGCCCCGGCTTCCTCGGGCACAAGTGGATGGATGCGCAGCTCGAAGCCACCTACGAGGGGCCAGAGGCTGTCCAGCGCCGCCAGCTCTCGGTCACGATGGTGAACGAGGTTTTCCTGGAGCAGGTCCGACTGTGGATCAGGGAACTTAGAGGTGTCGCCGGGAGGCGACCAGGCACCGGAGCGTGCACACTCGCTTCGGCCTTCGACTTGTGGCTTTTCACCCTGCGACACCTGCGCGAGGCGAAAGATGCCGATGGCGAGGCGCTCTTCCACAGCCGAAGGCAAGGGGTCGCCTTCCCGATGGCGGACGCCCTGTGCTGGCTGCTCGCGGCCAAGTGCCTCATCTCGGATGTGCTGGCGCTGGAAGAGCAGGGGGCCTCGGCGATGCCTCAGGATGCACTCGATGCGTACGTGCAGTTCTTCACCGACCTAGTGCACGTACAGGCTGCGCGTGCCGCCGGAGAGGTAGGACGCATCTGCTCCGAACTCGTCTACGGCTACAACCGGCATCCAGCCTGGGACGGCCAGTCGGAGTCGTGCTATTCGCCTCCCGACGTGATCACGCTGGAGAGCCTGATACCCGGCATGGGGGCGAGTGCCCTGGTGGAGGGCGACACGATTGACGAATCTGGTTCGCACGCCGACAAGGCCGGACCGTGTGTGCGATTCACCGGATTCGAGACCTTCACCCGATTGAGAGCGCGTCTGGACGGGTGCCTGACCGGCGCTCGCCTTGCCAAGGACCGTGCGGCGGAGGCACTGACCCACGTTATGATCCCCGAAGCGCTGGATTACCCGCAGTGA
- a CDS encoding insulinase family protein codes for MASPEGWWAMMRWGTLVVFALAVAVAVAQPVRTVLPNGAKLITSPEPGAPWVIAMAFLKAGEDTDQDKPGTRWVTAQAAYRRHALLSPSELQHISAAVGGGVKLFIERDHLRYEVYTTGKWLENALFLLGGAAKHGELTADEVEAAKNEVKTSITAPIGPAAEAVNKLLLEAFGGHPFGTRPTLEQVDAVTIQDCRDYYARFFRPNLLTLVIAGEVPGEEALRVARQTLGGWTASGPEPSPAPDILPPEEPFELVRTASTTSAYLAAGFVGPPPASKDFPAFALVAAALGKGETSVLARTMRGSGAAYQVGTGLVPTVSGSLLFATVQFSPFEVDPTTHRPEVVLTKTRELAKDALTSLAKDGLGAAELASVKRRLLVDYQLADPPRAMPAPFVQGHQRLRDRAFWLGWWEMVGCGYEMDVGFPKAVEQVTAEELLSVARKYCSRPSSVLVVPLEP; via the coding sequence GTGGCATCCCCCGAAGGGTGGTGGGCGATGATGCGGTGGGGGACGCTCGTTGTCTTCGCACTCGCGGTTGCCGTCGCAGTCGCGCAGCCCGTGCGCACCGTGCTGCCGAACGGGGCCAAGCTTATCACGTCGCCGGAGCCTGGCGCGCCGTGGGTCATCGCGATGGCCTTTCTGAAGGCTGGCGAGGATACGGACCAGGACAAGCCGGGAACGCGGTGGGTCACCGCGCAGGCGGCCTATCGTCGCCATGCACTGCTCTCTCCCTCCGAGCTGCAGCACATCTCGGCTGCGGTAGGTGGGGGCGTGAAACTGTTCATAGAGAGGGATCACCTGCGCTACGAGGTGTACACCACCGGGAAGTGGCTGGAAAACGCTCTATTCCTCCTCGGCGGTGCAGCCAAGCATGGAGAGCTGACCGCGGACGAGGTGGAGGCTGCCAAGAACGAGGTGAAGACCAGCATAACCGCCCCGATCGGCCCTGCTGCCGAGGCGGTGAACAAGTTGCTGCTCGAGGCCTTCGGAGGGCACCCTTTCGGCACACGGCCGACGCTGGAGCAGGTAGACGCGGTGACGATTCAGGACTGCCGCGACTACTACGCACGGTTCTTTCGGCCCAACCTGCTCACGTTAGTGATTGCCGGGGAAGTTCCAGGAGAAGAGGCTTTGCGTGTTGCCCGGCAGACGCTCGGCGGCTGGACTGCTTCCGGCCCCGAACCTTCGCCTGCGCCGGATATCCTGCCCCCCGAGGAACCATTCGAGCTAGTGCGGACCGCGAGCACGACCTCGGCCTACCTGGCTGCCGGCTTCGTGGGACCTCCGCCAGCGTCCAAAGACTTCCCTGCTTTCGCCCTGGTGGCCGCGGCTCTGGGAAAAGGAGAAACTTCGGTGCTGGCACGGACGATGAGAGGCAGTGGAGCGGCGTATCAAGTTGGAACGGGCCTGGTCCCAACCGTTTCGGGTAGCCTGCTGTTCGCCACGGTGCAGTTCTCCCCGTTCGAGGTTGACCCGACCACGCACCGTCCCGAAGTGGTTCTCACCAAGACACGCGAGCTTGCGAAAGACGCGCTTACCTCCTTGGCCAAGGACGGTCTGGGCGCTGCCGAGCTCGCTTCGGTAAAGCGACGACTGCTCGTGGACTACCAGCTCGCCGATCCGCCTAGAGCTATGCCTGCACCGTTCGTTCAGGGCCACCAGCGGCTACGCGACCGAGCCTTCTGGCTTGGCTGGTGGGAGATGGTAGGATGCGGATACGAGATGGATGTCGGGTTCCCTAAGGCCGTCGAGCAGGTCACCGCAGAGGAGCTGTTGTCCGTGGCGCGTAAGTACTGCTCGAGACCCAGCTCGGTGCTGGTTGTGCCGTTGGAGCCGTAG
- a CDS encoding 4Fe-4S binding protein gives MGGFLTVLSRALSEEPSLQSNVLPGMPFQVICFERADDLGFGVSGVVTRARGIREVWPGLEPASIPMAHPVWHEKLVYLHDPIGASRRSAGTKLLDLLTRPLRKRCAVELPWTPPFLHKHGGLILSIGQFNQWVAAQIMAMGTIQIWPSSPVAEALQEGERIVGIRLADQGTEQDGTSYLPGMEVRAALTVVGDGPVGAVGRQLTRRFPREDDEKAEHWAVGMKFVVDLPEDTTLEPGTVLHTFGYPEPEIFGFLYVHPENIASLGIFVPSFFDSPVRTAYRYLQHWMRHPYLWRHLQGATLRSWGAKSLNESGLAAQPAVVGDGFARIGEGSGSTNALTGSGVDEAWTTGSQLAEAVVSLLREGKPLSRENLEKTYLAKRHGSWVEREGRVARRARDGFTSGFLRGLIGMGLAGFTAGRLAWPAKKHTSPKSLEEYYRGRLTAAQIEEARQQAAAAGLPLHDLLMRLAGWPEIEYDGKLLVSHQDALLLGGKVQGAPGYADHVAFLYPNLCEQCGVQLCVEICSGQALTPGENGVPAFDREKCVHCGACVWSCPQRLPDGTRGNIQLRAAAGGLHSAEN, from the coding sequence ATGGGAGGCTTCCTGACGGTTTTAAGCCGCGCGCTTTCGGAGGAACCCTCTCTACAGAGCAACGTACTGCCTGGTATGCCGTTCCAGGTGATCTGCTTCGAAAGGGCCGACGACCTAGGCTTCGGCGTTTCAGGGGTCGTCACACGCGCGCGGGGGATTCGAGAGGTCTGGCCGGGCCTCGAACCCGCTTCGATCCCTATGGCCCATCCGGTCTGGCACGAAAAGTTGGTGTACCTACACGACCCGATTGGGGCGAGTAGGCGTTCGGCGGGTACCAAGTTGCTCGATCTTCTGACCCGCCCGCTAAGAAAACGATGTGCCGTAGAGTTGCCCTGGACCCCGCCGTTCTTGCACAAACACGGTGGTCTCATTCTCTCCATCGGTCAGTTCAACCAGTGGGTCGCGGCCCAGATCATGGCTATGGGCACGATCCAAATCTGGCCCTCCAGCCCGGTGGCGGAAGCGTTGCAAGAGGGCGAGCGGATCGTAGGGATACGCCTAGCGGACCAAGGGACGGAGCAAGACGGCACCTCGTACCTGCCCGGCATGGAGGTGCGTGCTGCCCTCACCGTGGTGGGCGATGGTCCCGTGGGTGCGGTAGGGCGCCAGCTCACGCGGCGGTTCCCTCGCGAGGACGACGAGAAGGCCGAACACTGGGCAGTGGGCATGAAGTTCGTAGTGGACTTGCCCGAGGACACAACACTCGAGCCTGGTACGGTACTGCACACCTTCGGCTACCCCGAGCCCGAGATCTTCGGCTTCCTGTATGTCCATCCCGAGAACATCGCCTCGCTCGGAATCTTCGTCCCATCGTTCTTCGACAGCCCTGTGCGCACCGCGTATAGGTATCTCCAACACTGGATGCGACACCCCTACCTGTGGCGACATCTGCAGGGCGCGACGCTTCGCTCTTGGGGAGCGAAGTCGCTGAACGAATCCGGCCTCGCCGCGCAGCCTGCCGTCGTCGGCGACGGCTTCGCACGGATCGGCGAAGGTTCCGGTAGCACCAATGCGCTCACGGGGTCGGGTGTGGACGAAGCTTGGACCACCGGGTCGCAGCTTGCGGAAGCAGTGGTATCTCTTCTTCGCGAAGGCAAGCCCCTATCGCGAGAGAACTTGGAGAAGACGTACCTCGCCAAGCGGCACGGAAGTTGGGTCGAGAGGGAAGGCCGCGTCGCTCGTCGTGCGCGCGACGGCTTCACCAGCGGCTTCCTAAGAGGGCTGATCGGTATGGGCCTGGCCGGCTTTACGGCAGGGCGGTTGGCCTGGCCCGCCAAGAAGCACACGAGCCCCAAGAGCCTCGAAGAATACTACCGTGGCCGGCTCACAGCCGCGCAGATCGAGGAAGCCAGACAACAGGCCGCAGCTGCCGGCCTGCCGCTCCACGACCTGCTGATGCGTCTTGCCGGGTGGCCGGAGATCGAGTACGACGGCAAGTTGTTGGTATCGCATCAGGACGCGCTGCTGCTGGGCGGAAAGGTTCAGGGGGCTCCCGGTTACGCCGACCATGTCGCCTTCCTTTACCCCAACCTCTGCGAGCAGTGTGGCGTGCAGCTCTGCGTGGAAATCTGTTCGGGCCAGGCACTCACCCCAGGCGAGAACGGGGTACCTGCCTTCGACCGTGAGAAGTGCGTGCACTGTGGTGCTTGCGTCTGGAGCTGTCCTCAGCGGCTTCCGGATGGGACGCGCGGAAACATCCAGCTGCGTGCCGCAGCAGGAGGGCTTCACTCTGCAGAGAACTAG
- a CDS encoding electron transfer flavoprotein subunit alpha: MSILYLALVENSGLLTRSALEGLSAALSLSTEVGSPLNVGLLGGRTESAAQQIGGCGAIRFLAVEAPAFTQPRYASDAAAAEALIRAAGAHIVLAHASSRWARALPGATVRVGGRMDTRISALTVADSKPMAQRWFYRQRIVAEFTRSERPWIMLLEAGIAPAWQGPPATVQMERVEVPTDPAWDRTQVQGTEAASLGEQTIRPDADLLFVAGAGWTKKQADGQVHATEAEELIRIFLQRSGASLGSSKSLVDQTGEGGQVLSLLTHLNQVGQTGSSPRHPKGLATCCHGEEPHVVGWRFITERRAVNLDPNCGWAQGKADVLYVADAFEVMRKLNELLASR, from the coding sequence ATGTCCATTCTGTACCTCGCTCTGGTCGAAAACAGCGGACTGCTGACGAGAAGCGCCCTCGAAGGGCTGAGCGCTGCGCTTTCGCTGTCTACCGAGGTCGGCTCGCCTCTTAACGTCGGTCTGCTCGGAGGGCGTACGGAGTCGGCTGCTCAGCAGATAGGTGGTTGCGGCGCCATCCGCTTTCTAGCGGTCGAGGCCCCCGCATTCACACAGCCGCGTTACGCCTCGGATGCAGCCGCCGCCGAAGCCCTGATACGAGCCGCGGGTGCTCACATCGTACTCGCCCATGCCTCCTCGCGATGGGCTAGGGCACTCCCCGGAGCCACCGTCCGTGTCGGTGGACGCATGGACACCCGCATCAGCGCTCTTACGGTGGCTGATAGCAAGCCGATGGCGCAGCGCTGGTTCTACCGTCAACGCATCGTCGCCGAGTTCACACGAAGCGAGCGGCCGTGGATTATGCTGCTCGAAGCCGGCATCGCCCCCGCATGGCAAGGCCCCCCCGCCACGGTTCAGATGGAGCGCGTGGAGGTGCCCACCGACCCTGCATGGGACCGCACCCAGGTGCAGGGCACCGAAGCAGCGAGTCTCGGCGAGCAGACTATTCGCCCAGACGCCGATCTGCTCTTCGTCGCGGGCGCAGGCTGGACGAAGAAGCAAGCCGACGGGCAGGTGCATGCGACGGAGGCCGAGGAACTAATCAGGATCTTCTTGCAGAGGAGTGGGGCATCGCTCGGAAGCAGCAAATCTCTGGTGGACCAGACCGGCGAGGGCGGCCAGGTGCTGTCTCTGCTCACGCACCTCAACCAAGTCGGCCAGACTGGCTCGTCCCCGAGGCACCCGAAGGGGCTCGCGACCTGCTGCCACGGAGAAGAGCCGCACGTGGTGGGCTGGCGCTTCATCACCGAACGGCGAGCCGTCAATCTCGACCCGAACTGCGGATGGGCTCAGGGCAAGGCGGACGTGCTGTACGTCGCCGACGCCTTCGAGGTGATGCGCAAGCTGAACGAGCTGCTCGCGAGCCGCTAG
- a CDS encoding electron transfer flavoprotein subunit beta, protein MSVGYHIVVCGSLVPDPLQTLEPVETPSGPGLRNEAMLPAVLDPWAAHALYEAANLAKDTPDSRVWLVSLGPKAKLQQLMMSVAQKAPFDLVALDGSAGGFTDAHETANALADAIQQIEGLDHTRLLLFGGWASASRDAGVTLHMVGERLGIHDQFAGVDQLNPLPDGSFTVKERIEGGQYQVSRCAGPPALLAWATGNLPEPPNNPQVGMANMRGVMPALQRSKPVAITVGDVAFGKVESPKQRRDTRVVKDVPPEDIARELAEWVRG, encoded by the coding sequence ATGAGCGTAGGCTATCACATCGTCGTTTGCGGCAGCTTGGTTCCCGATCCACTGCAGACCCTAGAACCCGTCGAAACCCCTAGCGGCCCGGGACTAAGGAACGAGGCCATGCTTCCCGCTGTGCTCGACCCGTGGGCGGCGCACGCCCTCTACGAAGCTGCGAATCTGGCTAAAGACACCCCCGACAGCCGGGTTTGGTTGGTGAGCCTGGGGCCGAAGGCCAAGCTGCAGCAACTCATGATGTCGGTTGCGCAGAAGGCGCCGTTCGATCTTGTGGCGCTTGACGGGTCGGCGGGCGGCTTCACCGACGCACACGAAACGGCCAACGCACTCGCGGATGCCATCCAGCAGATAGAGGGACTGGACCACACCCGACTACTGCTCTTCGGCGGGTGGGCCTCGGCCTCTCGCGATGCGGGGGTGACGTTGCACATGGTGGGCGAGCGCCTCGGTATTCATGACCAGTTCGCGGGAGTGGACCAGCTGAACCCGCTGCCGGACGGCTCATTCACGGTGAAAGAGCGCATTGAAGGCGGGCAGTACCAAGTCTCGCGCTGCGCGGGGCCGCCCGCACTGCTCGCTTGGGCCACCGGCAACCTACCGGAACCACCTAACAACCCACAGGTGGGCATGGCGAACATGCGCGGCGTCATGCCCGCGCTGCAGCGTTCAAAGCCAGTTGCCATCACCGTCGGCGACGTTGCGTTCGGCAAGGTTGAGTCCCCAAAGCAGCGAAGGGATACGCGGGTGGTGAAGGACGTCCCACCAGAAGACATCGCACGGGAACTGGCAGAGTGGGTGCGTGGGTAG
- a CDS encoding PD40 domain-containing protein, giving the protein MTTCVRRLCLGIGASAMATLFSGCGAGGGLTGGDDWSQDFDNGFSGRGRGVQVFPIPSTGPAVFISAAGGDVTSLAFTPTPTLFRNSKIAYASSRAGNYDIYVMDYDGTNVRQLTSHPAADRNPSITADGTKVFFESDRTGTPQIWVINTDGTGERQLTFTAASETQPHVSRDGSMVAFVSNRFGNSEVLMMGPDGLNQRRLTEHSAVDEQPQISPTGSHLCWVSTRADGRRHIFRMDLTTGSINQVTSGGGSEVDPRWSPDGQVIAFVSASGWVYTIKPDGTGVTPVLTGLPVRSQPDFSPDGQKIVYTVDLGNNLDIFVANRDGTGTPVRLTNEPTFEMAPSVSGSAMPRRVFVGAAGSDMGSNPVFGTSVGGFICSLAGSVVGDVISIDGSQRSALYIDPLFLGNDAGLVGAQVTGTTITSMLQDNGRLMSPTRIIGTGGIYPATSDAVQLFFNPTTGRLMSVVPIGRSRAEGPGGVFEDGRFVIRGAVRAAIDMERKVNVAPDGATEVSIDPATGRIMSVQ; this is encoded by the coding sequence ATGACCACATGTGTGCGACGACTGTGCCTCGGGATCGGCGCTTCGGCCATGGCGACCCTGTTCTCTGGCTGCGGAGCGGGCGGGGGGCTGACCGGTGGGGACGACTGGAGCCAGGACTTCGACAACGGCTTCTCTGGTAGAGGACGGGGCGTTCAGGTCTTCCCCATTCCGTCCACGGGCCCGGCGGTGTTCATCTCAGCCGCTGGAGGAGACGTGACCTCGTTGGCCTTCACGCCTACACCGACCCTGTTCCGCAACTCGAAGATCGCGTACGCTTCGAGCCGGGCGGGCAACTACGACATCTACGTCATGGACTATGACGGCACGAACGTGAGACAGCTCACATCTCACCCGGCAGCCGATCGAAACCCCAGTATCACCGCAGACGGTACCAAGGTGTTCTTCGAATCGGATCGCACCGGCACGCCGCAGATATGGGTAATCAATACGGACGGCACCGGGGAACGGCAGCTCACGTTCACCGCTGCTTCTGAGACGCAGCCGCACGTGTCGCGCGACGGCAGCATGGTCGCGTTCGTGAGCAACCGCTTCGGCAACAGCGAAGTGCTGATGATGGGTCCCGACGGACTCAATCAACGTAGGCTGACCGAGCACTCCGCCGTGGATGAGCAGCCCCAAATCTCGCCAACCGGCTCGCACCTGTGCTGGGTGAGCACACGCGCCGACGGACGCCGCCACATCTTCCGCATGGACCTGACCACCGGGAGCATCAACCAAGTGACGAGCGGCGGAGGTTCCGAGGTGGATCCGCGCTGGTCGCCCGACGGCCAGGTGATCGCGTTCGTGAGCGCATCCGGCTGGGTCTACACCATCAAGCCGGATGGGACAGGGGTAACACCCGTTCTGACCGGCCTTCCCGTGCGCTCTCAGCCCGACTTCTCGCCGGACGGGCAGAAGATCGTGTACACCGTCGATTTGGGAAACAACCTCGACATTTTCGTTGCCAACCGCGACGGCACGGGGACTCCGGTTCGACTTACGAACGAGCCGACGTTCGAGATGGCGCCCTCGGTGTCGGGCTCGGCGATGCCCCGACGCGTGTTCGTGGGGGCGGCGGGCAGTGACATGGGAAGCAATCCCGTGTTCGGGACTTCTGTCGGCGGGTTCATTTGTAGTCTGGCAGGCTCGGTCGTCGGCGACGTGATTTCAATTGACGGTAGCCAGCGCTCGGCCCTGTACATAGACCCCTTGTTCCTCGGGAACGATGCGGGGTTGGTGGGAGCGCAGGTCACCGGCACTACCATTACGAGCATGTTGCAGGACAACGGAAGGCTGATGTCGCCCACTCGCATCATCGGAACAGGCGGCATCTATCCCGCCACTTCGGATGCAGTGCAGTTGTTCTTCAACCCGACGACAGGCAGATTGATGAGCGTTGTGCCTATCGGTCGCAGCCGAGCCGAAGGGCCCGGGGGCGTGTTCGAGGACGGACGGTTCGTCATCCGGGGAGCGGTCCGAGCGGCGATCGATATGGAGCGTAAGGTTAACGTCGCGCCGGACGGAGCAACCGAAGTTTCGATAGACCCTGCCACCGGGCGCATCATGTCAGTGCAGTAG
- the dut gene encoding dUTP diphosphatase: MVFVPVEVSLKPGARLPAYATSGCAGMDLHAYCDEPVTLAPGERARISTGVRIALPEGYEAQVRPRSGLADKHGIGLVNSPGTVDADYRGVIQVILINWGAEPYTVQPGERIAQMVIAPVCRADLRVVSELPETERGSGGFGHTGREAL, encoded by the coding sequence CTGGTATTCGTACCTGTCGAAGTGAGCCTCAAGCCGGGAGCGCGATTGCCTGCGTATGCGACCAGCGGATGCGCCGGGATGGACTTGCACGCATACTGTGACGAGCCGGTAACACTCGCACCGGGTGAGCGGGCACGCATCTCGACGGGCGTACGCATCGCCCTCCCGGAAGGGTATGAGGCTCAAGTGCGACCTCGGAGCGGCCTCGCCGACAAGCACGGCATCGGCCTGGTGAACTCCCCAGGTACCGTGGACGCCGATTATCGCGGGGTCATCCAAGTGATCCTGATCAACTGGGGCGCGGAGCCATACACCGTGCAGCCGGGCGAGCGCATTGCGCAGATGGTAATCGCGCCAGTGTGCCGGGCAGATCTCAGAGTGGTGAGCGAGCTTCCCGAGACGGAACGCGGGAGCGGCGGCTTCGGTCATACCGGGAGAGAGGCATTATGA
- a CDS encoding insulinase family protein, translating to MLPLLLTLALFPSAASQSSTPKAVVSKLPSGVMLVVERNASTPTVAIEVMVRAGSARETASQAGCAHLLEHLAFAGTPSHPGDAIDKRAGELGYSLEANTQSEIVRYFTSCLKADWLEVLGLLADAVVNLAPTEEVFRRHQRVVLQELIGRRDNPLLFLSEHVHVLAYPSSGYGRGAAGSLEDVRRRTLEDVREFHKRWYTTGNTVVAIVGDVDPGEAAKQVEVWFGGLRRAAGEPFEAPPPPGAKVVDEVGPYTKAAAAFAYPAIPASRIEDSAALDVLVALLQERAATGPLKDYALAFQAQYQTLSHPGLVVASLFCDEERAKDATAKLAEEIGRLRSGSFTETEFIAARNRVRAQELYATETNAGRAHALGYWLIVGGEGIAERYLAALNTLSVGDARRVGAEVFDPAKEIRVQWHPPKGGGR from the coding sequence ATGCTGCCGCTCCTTCTGACCCTCGCGCTCTTTCCGTCTGCTGCAAGCCAGTCCTCCACACCGAAAGCCGTTGTCAGCAAGCTGCCATCGGGCGTAATGCTCGTCGTGGAGCGCAATGCCTCGACCCCAACTGTGGCCATCGAAGTCATGGTGCGCGCAGGCTCGGCGCGGGAGACGGCCTCGCAAGCAGGCTGTGCACACCTCCTGGAACACCTGGCCTTTGCCGGAACCCCGAGTCATCCCGGCGATGCGATTGACAAACGCGCGGGGGAACTCGGCTACAGCCTAGAGGCCAACACACAATCGGAGATCGTCCGCTACTTCACTTCCTGCCTCAAGGCGGATTGGCTCGAGGTTTTGGGACTGCTCGCCGACGCTGTGGTGAACTTGGCACCCACGGAAGAAGTGTTTCGCCGGCATCAGCGCGTGGTGTTGCAAGAGCTGATCGGGCGACGCGACAACCCGCTTCTGTTTCTGTCCGAGCACGTGCACGTCCTCGCTTACCCTTCCTCCGGGTACGGACGTGGAGCGGCGGGTTCGCTGGAGGATGTGCGGCGACGCACCCTGGAAGACGTGCGCGAATTCCACAAGAGATGGTACACGACCGGCAACACGGTGGTCGCTATCGTTGGTGACGTGGATCCGGGCGAGGCGGCCAAGCAGGTGGAGGTGTGGTTCGGCGGGCTGCGAAGAGCAGCGGGAGAGCCGTTCGAAGCCCCTCCCCCCCCAGGAGCCAAGGTGGTGGACGAGGTGGGCCCCTACACCAAGGCCGCGGCGGCTTTCGCGTACCCTGCGATCCCTGCGTCGCGTATCGAAGACTCCGCGGCGCTAGACGTCCTTGTAGCTCTGCTACAGGAGCGCGCCGCTACCGGACCGCTAAAGGATTACGCCCTCGCCTTCCAGGCGCAATACCAGACGTTGTCGCACCCGGGATTGGTCGTAGCTTCGCTGTTTTGTGACGAGGAACGGGCCAAGGACGCAACCGCCAAGCTCGCCGAGGAGATCGGGCGTCTTCGTTCCGGCTCGTTCACCGAAACCGAGTTCATTGCCGCGCGAAACCGGGTGCGGGCGCAGGAGCTGTACGCCACCGAGACCAATGCTGGACGGGCGCACGCTCTGGGATACTGGCTGATTGTCGGCGGGGAAGGCATCGCCGAGCGCTACCTTGCCGCACTGAACACTCTCTCGGTTGGAGATGCCCGTCGGGTGGGCGCCGAGGTGTTCGATCCGGCCAAAGAGATCCGTGTCCAGTGGCATCCCCCGAAGGGTGGTGGGCGATGA